One Hydrogenophaga crassostreae genomic region harbors:
- a CDS encoding NAD(P)/FAD-dependent oxidoreductase, translating to MEPHLNPEVMNTAAAHDGPIETDAVIVGAGPVGLFQVFELGLLEIKAHVIDSLAYPGGQPVELYPDKPIYDIPAIPVCTGQELTDRLLKQIEPFGATFHLGQEVTVVQKQEDGRFFVQTAKGTTFLTKTIFIAAGVGSFQPRLLKVEGLEKYDGSQLHYRVKSPADFAGKNLIVVGGGDSALDWALNFAADGPNKAESVILIHRRDGFKAAPASVAKMRERCEAYEMQFIVGQITGIDERDGKLVGAKVTGSDGVTRVVPMDTLLVFFGLSPKLGPIAEWSLEIERKQLVVDTEKFSTNIPGIFAVGDINTYPGKKKLILSGFHECALAAFGAMPIISPEKKVFLQYTTTSPKLHKVLGVESPVFD from the coding sequence ATGGAGCCGCACCTGAATCCGGAAGTGATGAACACCGCCGCCGCGCATGACGGCCCAATCGAAACCGATGCCGTCATCGTCGGTGCGGGCCCGGTCGGCCTGTTTCAGGTGTTTGAACTTGGCTTGCTGGAAATCAAGGCCCATGTGATCGACTCGCTCGCCTACCCTGGCGGCCAGCCCGTGGAGCTCTACCCAGACAAGCCGATTTACGACATCCCTGCGATCCCCGTGTGCACCGGACAGGAGCTCACCGACAGACTGCTCAAGCAGATCGAGCCTTTCGGCGCGACCTTCCACTTGGGACAGGAAGTCACCGTGGTTCAGAAGCAGGAAGACGGCCGCTTCTTCGTGCAAACCGCCAAGGGCACGACCTTCCTCACCAAGACCATTTTCATAGCCGCCGGCGTGGGCTCATTCCAGCCACGCCTGTTGAAAGTCGAAGGCCTGGAAAAGTACGATGGTTCTCAACTCCACTACCGCGTCAAAAGCCCGGCCGACTTCGCCGGCAAGAACCTGATTGTGGTGGGCGGCGGAGACTCCGCACTCGACTGGGCGCTGAACTTCGCAGCCGATGGACCAAACAAGGCCGAAAGCGTCATCCTGATCCACCGCCGTGATGGTTTCAAAGCCGCGCCTGCGAGCGTGGCCAAGATGAGGGAGCGGTGCGAAGCTTACGAGATGCAATTCATCGTCGGCCAGATCACTGGCATTGATGAACGCGACGGCAAGCTGGTCGGCGCCAAAGTCACCGGTTCCGATGGCGTGACCCGCGTGGTCCCCATGGATACCCTGCTGGTTTTTTTTGGCCTTTCGCCCAAGCTCGGCCCCATCGCCGAGTGGAGCCTTGAGATCGAGCGCAAGCAACTCGTCGTCGACACCGAAAAGTTTTCCACGAATATCCCCGGCATCTTTGCCGTGGGTGACATCAACACCTACCCCGGCAAGAAAAAGCTCATTCTCTCGGGTTTCCATGAATGTGCTCTGGCCGCCTTCGGCGCCATGCCTATCATCAGCCCCGAGAAAAAGGTTTTTCTGCAGTACACCACCACCAGCCCCAAGCTGCACAAGGTGCTCGGCGTGGAGTCCCCGGTATTCGATTGA
- the fdxA gene encoding ferredoxin FdxA translates to MTHVVTESCIRCKYTDCVDVCPVDCFREGPNFLTIDPDECIDCAVCIPECPVSAIYAEEDLPKDQMHMIQLNEELAQLPGWKSITKRKEPLPDADDWKDKTGKLPQLLR, encoded by the coding sequence ATGACCCACGTCGTCACCGAATCCTGCATCCGCTGCAAATACACCGATTGCGTCGATGTCTGTCCCGTGGACTGCTTCCGCGAAGGCCCCAACTTCCTCACCATCGACCCCGATGAGTGCATCGATTGCGCTGTGTGCATTCCAGAGTGCCCGGTGAGCGCCATCTACGCAGAAGAAGATCTGCCCAAAGACCAGATGCACATGATCCAGCTCAACGAAGAGCTGGCGCAATTGCCAGGCTGGAAGAGCATCACCAAACGCAAAGAACCTTTGCCCGATGCCGACGACTGGAAGGACAAAACGGGCAAGCTGCCCCAATTGCTCCGATAG
- a CDS encoding sulfate adenylyltransferase subunit 1 gives MNTTVSSPPSADTRPALKFITCGSVDDGKSTLIGRLLVDSKAVLQDHLAGVQRQGETDLALLTDGLSAEREQGITIDVAYRYFNTETRKFIIGDAPGHEQYTRNMVTAASSADAAVVLVDATKLDWRNADLKLLAQTRRHSLLLKLLRVPSIVFAVNKLDAIEDPTLAFTHIRNALTEFAATAGLTVTATVPVSALKGWNVVEAAADAHWCSYSGPTLLDLLEHLPVTPADVSLPVSFPVQWVEKFSSSSDTSQGRRVFWGRVATGEMTVGQAVKVMPSGLSANVAQVLDHARNPKSVAAGHSAGIVLDREVDVSRGDWLLAAGGEGDTLTAERSIRATVAWLDDEPLVAGRVYWALHGHRWVKAKVQRIVHKLDIHTLAEEEATQLEPNAIGHIELALQEPLATRPFAESRALGALVLVDTASHKTSGALLVA, from the coding sequence ATGAACACCACCGTTTCTTCACCCCCTTCCGCCGACACCCGCCCCGCGCTGAAATTCATCACCTGCGGTTCGGTCGATGACGGCAAGAGCACCTTGATCGGGCGCTTGCTGGTCGACAGCAAAGCCGTCTTGCAAGATCACTTGGCTGGCGTCCAGCGCCAGGGGGAGACCGATCTCGCCTTGTTGACCGACGGCCTGTCGGCCGAACGCGAACAAGGCATCACGATCGACGTGGCCTACCGCTACTTCAACACCGAAACCCGCAAGTTCATCATCGGCGACGCGCCGGGCCACGAGCAGTACACCCGCAACATGGTCACCGCCGCTTCCAGCGCCGACGCGGCCGTGGTGCTGGTCGATGCCACCAAGCTCGACTGGCGCAACGCCGATCTCAAGCTGCTGGCGCAAACCCGCCGTCACAGCCTGTTGCTCAAGCTCTTGCGCGTGCCGTCCATCGTTTTCGCGGTGAACAAGCTCGACGCGATTGAGGACCCGACACTGGCCTTCACCCACATCCGCAACGCCCTCACCGAGTTCGCCGCCACGGCGGGCCTGACCGTGACCGCCACCGTGCCCGTGTCTGCCCTCAAGGGCTGGAACGTGGTCGAGGCCGCGGCCGATGCGCATTGGTGCAGCTACAGCGGCCCGACCTTGCTTGACCTCCTGGAACACCTGCCGGTCACCCCTGCGGATGTGAGCCTCCCGGTCTCATTCCCGGTGCAATGGGTGGAGAAGTTTTCTTCATCCTCCGACACCAGCCAGGGCCGCCGCGTTTTCTGGGGTCGGGTTGCCACCGGTGAAATGACTGTGGGCCAGGCCGTGAAGGTCATGCCCAGCGGGCTGAGCGCGAATGTGGCCCAGGTGCTGGACCATGCGCGCAATCCCAAGTCGGTGGCTGCTGGCCACAGCGCCGGCATCGTGCTCGACCGCGAAGTCGATGTGTCGCGCGGCGACTGGCTGCTGGCCGCCGGCGGCGAGGGCGATACCCTCACCGCCGAGCGCTCCATCCGCGCCACCGTGGCCTGGCTCGACGACGAGCCGCTGGTCGCTGGTCGTGTGTACTGGGCATTGCATGGCCACCGCTGGGTCAAGGCCAAGGTACAGCGCATCGTGCACAAGCTCGATATCCACACGCTGGCCGAAGAGGAAGCCACACAGCTGGAGCCCAACGCGATCGGCCACATCGAGCTCGCCCTGCAAGAGCCGCTGGCCACGCGCCCCTTCGCCGAGTCCCGCGCGCTGGGCGCGCTGGTGTTGGTCGACACCGCCAGCCACAAGACTTCCGGGGCATTGCTGGTGGCGTGA
- the cysD gene encoding sulfate adenylyltransferase subunit CysD, which produces MNARIDSAVLQPAEHHLSNAHLDALEEETIFILREVAAAFERPALLFSGGKDSLVMLRCAEKAFGVGRIPYPLLMIDTGHNFPEVTAFRDLRAGELQAELIVRNVEDSMRRGTVRLAHPDEPRNAHQSVTLLEAIEEFRFDALIGGARRDEEKARAKERIFSHRDSFGQWQPKAQRPELWTLFNTRLAPGEHFRVFPISNWTELDVWQYIERENIALPSLYYSHKRDVVDRRGLLVPVTELTPAKDGEKVENRDVRFRTLGDVTCTCPVESSAATPEQIVLETLTAEVSERGSTRMDDKTSDASMEKRKKDGYF; this is translated from the coding sequence ATGAACGCCCGTATCGACTCCGCTGTTCTGCAGCCCGCCGAACACCATCTGAGCAACGCCCACCTCGATGCGCTGGAAGAAGAAACCATCTTCATCCTGCGTGAGGTGGCCGCCGCCTTCGAGCGCCCCGCCCTGTTGTTCTCGGGCGGCAAAGACTCATTGGTCATGCTGCGTTGCGCCGAAAAGGCCTTTGGTGTCGGGCGTATCCCCTACCCTTTGCTGATGATCGACACCGGCCACAATTTCCCCGAGGTCACCGCCTTCCGCGACCTGCGTGCAGGCGAGTTGCAAGCCGAACTGATCGTGCGCAACGTGGAAGACTCCATGAGGCGCGGCACGGTTCGCCTGGCGCACCCCGACGAGCCCCGCAACGCCCACCAGTCGGTCACGCTGCTTGAAGCGATTGAAGAATTCCGCTTCGACGCGCTGATCGGTGGCGCCCGCCGCGATGAAGAAAAAGCCCGCGCCAAAGAGCGCATCTTTTCCCACCGCGACAGTTTCGGCCAGTGGCAACCCAAGGCCCAGCGCCCCGAGCTCTGGACCCTGTTCAACACGCGCCTGGCCCCCGGCGAACACTTCCGCGTGTTCCCGATCAGCAACTGGACCGAGCTCGATGTCTGGCAATACATCGAACGCGAGAACATCGCCCTGCCGTCGCTCTACTACTCGCACAAGCGCGATGTGGTCGACCGCCGTGGCCTGCTCGTCCCCGTCACGGAGCTGACGCCCGCCAAAGACGGCGAAAAAGTTGAAAACCGCGACGTGCGCTTTCGCACCCTGGGCGATGTGACCTGCACCTGCCCGGTCGAGAGCTCGGCGGCCACGCCGGAACAAATCGTGCTGGAAACTCTGACCGCCGAGGTCAGCGAACGCGGCTCCACCCGCATGGACGACAAAACGTCGGACGCTTCCATGGAGAAGCGCAAGAAGGACGGGTACTTTTGA
- a CDS encoding phosphoadenylyl-sulfate reductase codes for MSAIDLYNRPSPDFDAKVAASIALLQRVAAEKSALTQASSLGVEDMVVTHLIHLAGIQTGIFVLETGKLHAETLAMIPKIESRYAHSVEVFRPKNEAVIKFVRQNGEEAMFESIELRKGCCDVRKMEPLKRALTGKDGWITGLRREQSNARAEVADIVQEAERIKISPLVEWTLGDVWHFVAQHKLDYNALHDQFFPSIGCAPCTRAIAVGEDFRAGRWWWENESAKECGLHAQPASSQLPPFEEKVSA; via the coding sequence ATGAGCGCCATTGACCTCTACAACCGCCCTTCGCCCGATTTCGACGCCAAAGTCGCCGCCAGCATCGCTTTGCTGCAGCGCGTGGCGGCTGAGAAATCGGCACTGACCCAAGCCTCGAGTTTGGGGGTGGAAGACATGGTGGTGACCCACCTGATCCACCTGGCCGGTATCCAAACGGGCATCTTCGTTTTGGAGACCGGCAAGCTGCACGCCGAGACACTGGCCATGATCCCCAAGATCGAAAGCCGCTACGCGCACAGCGTGGAAGTGTTTCGGCCCAAGAACGAAGCCGTCATCAAGTTCGTGCGCCAGAACGGCGAAGAAGCCATGTTCGAGAGCATTGAACTGCGCAAGGGCTGCTGCGATGTGCGCAAGATGGAGCCGCTCAAACGCGCGCTCACAGGCAAAGACGGCTGGATCACCGGCCTGCGCCGCGAACAGTCCAACGCCCGCGCCGAAGTGGCCGACATCGTTCAGGAAGCCGAGCGCATCAAGATCAGCCCGCTGGTCGAATGGACGCTGGGCGATGTGTGGCATTTCGTGGCCCAGCACAAGCTGGACTACAACGCCCTGCACGATCAATTTTTCCCCAGCATCGGCTGCGCCCCCTGCACCCGCGCTATTGCTGTGGGCGAAGACTTCCGCGCTGGCCGCTGGTGGTGGGAGAACGAATCCGCGAAAGAGTGTGGCCTGCACGCGCAGCCCGCCTCTTCCCAACTGCCGCCATTTGAAGAAAAGGTCTCCGCATGA
- a CDS encoding DUF934 domain-containing protein, which yields MTQKLQLFPAGSFDTEASASGILALSNDADPREADLAGVHTVLLNFPSFSDGRAFSQAFLLRRRLGFAGDIRAIGDVLVDQVQQMQRTGFTQAVLRADQSLAIGERQLERYPTFYQGDAIAPQPLFAVATA from the coding sequence ATGACACAGAAACTCCAACTTTTCCCCGCCGGCAGCTTTGACACCGAAGCCTCGGCGTCTGGCATCCTGGCACTGAGCAACGATGCCGATCCGCGCGAAGCCGATTTGGCCGGTGTGCACACCGTTTTACTGAACTTTCCATCCTTCAGCGATGGCCGGGCGTTCAGCCAGGCATTCCTGCTGCGCCGCCGCCTGGGCTTCGCGGGCGATATTCGCGCGATCGGCGATGTGCTGGTGGATCAGGTGCAGCAGATGCAACGCACCGGGTTCACCCAGGCGGTGCTGCGCGCTGATCAAAGCTTGGCCATCGGCGAGCGCCAACTCGAGCGCTACCCCACCTTCTACCAAGGCGATGCCATCGCCCCCCAACCGCTCTTCGCCGTTGCCACGGCCTGA
- a CDS encoding nitrite/sulfite reductase, translated as MYQYSDFDRQFVQQRAAQFRDQLERRFNGTLLEDEFKPLRLQNGWYVQRFAPMLRVAVPYGEIASNQLRVLARIAREFDHKEENDISNAVVALADVPSLPDRCAHFTTRSNVQYNWIPLSRAADVMDLLASVNMHGIQTSGNCIRNITTDALAGIAVDEVADPRPFAEIMRQWSTLHPEFAFLPRKFKIAITGALEDRSASAWHDVGLRLLRNVDGDLGFQVRVGGGMGRTPIIGSVIREFLPWNQILNYLEAIVRAYNRFGRRDNKYKARIKILVKAEGQSFTDQVEAEYKDIVEKDGAPHTITQAELDRVSAYFVAPDLNCDRKTADAKIAHILKAAAEDDIEFSRWLTQNVKPHQNPDLRAVTLSFKRLGAAPGDANAEQLERAADLVDRFSAGEARVTHEQNLLLPWVRCDQLPELWREARRLGLAKPNIGLLSDMIACPGGDFCDLANARSLPIAQALTERYQDLDELHDLGEIDLHISGCINSCGHHHSGHIGVLGVDKDGQEWYQISLGGSDGTRLSGEPVPGKAIGPSFAAAEVTDVIEALLDTYRAQRTEKETFINTVKRVGAEPFKTAANAVRVATARTTAAA; from the coding sequence ATGTACCAATATTCCGACTTTGACCGCCAGTTCGTGCAGCAACGGGCTGCGCAATTCCGCGACCAACTCGAGCGGCGCTTCAACGGCACTTTGCTCGAAGACGAGTTCAAGCCACTGCGTCTGCAAAACGGCTGGTATGTGCAACGTTTTGCACCCATGCTGCGCGTGGCTGTGCCCTATGGCGAGATCGCCAGCAACCAGTTGCGCGTACTGGCCAGGATCGCGCGGGAATTCGACCACAAAGAGGAAAACGACATTTCCAATGCGGTGGTCGCTTTGGCCGATGTGCCCAGCCTGCCTGACCGTTGTGCCCACTTCACAACGCGCTCCAACGTGCAATACAACTGGATCCCGCTGAGCCGGGCCGCTGATGTAATGGACCTGCTGGCCAGCGTCAACATGCATGGCATCCAGACCAGCGGCAATTGCATACGCAACATCACCACCGACGCCCTCGCCGGCATCGCGGTGGACGAGGTGGCCGATCCCCGCCCCTTTGCCGAAATCATGCGCCAGTGGAGCACGTTGCACCCCGAGTTCGCATTTTTGCCACGCAAATTCAAGATCGCCATCACCGGCGCCCTTGAAGACCGCTCCGCCAGCGCCTGGCACGACGTGGGTCTGCGCCTCTTGCGCAATGTGGACGGCGACCTGGGCTTTCAGGTGCGCGTGGGTGGCGGCATGGGGCGCACGCCCATCATCGGCAGCGTGATTCGCGAATTCCTGCCCTGGAACCAGATCCTGAACTATCTGGAAGCCATCGTTCGCGCCTACAACCGTTTTGGTCGCCGTGACAACAAATACAAGGCCCGCATCAAAATCTTGGTGAAAGCCGAAGGCCAGAGCTTCACTGATCAGGTGGAGGCCGAATACAAAGACATCGTTGAAAAAGACGGTGCCCCGCACACCATCACCCAGGCCGAACTCGACCGCGTGAGCGCCTATTTTGTGGCACCCGATCTCAACTGCGATCGCAAAACCGCCGACGCCAAGATCGCCCACATCCTGAAAGCAGCGGCAGAAGACGACATCGAGTTCAGCCGCTGGCTCACGCAAAACGTGAAGCCGCACCAGAACCCCGATCTGCGCGCCGTCACCCTGTCGTTCAAGCGCCTTGGCGCTGCGCCGGGCGACGCCAACGCTGAACAGCTGGAACGCGCCGCCGACCTGGTGGACCGTTTCTCGGCCGGCGAAGCCCGCGTGACCCACGAGCAAAACCTGTTGCTGCCCTGGGTGCGTTGCGACCAGTTGCCTGAACTCTGGCGCGAAGCGCGCCGCCTCGGACTGGCCAAGCCCAACATCGGGTTGCTGAGCGACATGATCGCCTGCCCCGGCGGCGATTTCTGCGACCTGGCCAATGCCCGCTCGCTGCCCATCGCCCAAGCCCTGACGGAGCGCTACCAGGACCTCGACGAGCTGCACGATCTGGGCGAAATCGACCTGCACATCAGTGGCTGCATCAACTCCTGCGGTCATCACCACAGCGGCCACATCGGCGTGCTCGGCGTCGACAAAGACGGCCAGGAGTGGTACCAGATTTCGCTCGGCGGATCCGATGGCACGCGCCTTTCCGGTGAGCCCGTTCCCGGGAAAGCCATCGGCCCATCGTTTGCAGCCGCAGAAGTCACCGATGTGATCGAAGCCCTGCTCGACACCTACCGTGCCCAGCGCACCGAGAAAGAGACCTTTATCAACACGGTCAAGCGCGTAGGCGCCGAGCCATTCAAAACCGCCGCCAACGCCGTGCGTGTGGCCACCGCCCGCACCACCGCTGCCGCCTGA
- a CDS encoding sulfite exporter TauE/SafE family protein — translation MHELPIIFAGFFVGLVVGLTGVGGGSLMTPILIFFFGVKPYLAVGTDLLFAAFTKAGGTWSLARQKLVPWRVVGLLSAGSLPAALITLMALRHLGPETEKVQALMTQTLGVALLLTAAAMLYKAARGKVLPRTLENADLDSATRAHHWSLPVLFGAVIGTLVTLTSVGAGAIGVSVLLLLFPLLPLPRIVAADIAYAVPLTLVAGLGHASLGSVDWPLLSKLLLGSLPGIWLGTRLMRHTPERLVRSLLSLLLAYAGTKLIAL, via the coding sequence ATGCATGAACTTCCCATCATCTTTGCCGGCTTCTTTGTCGGCCTGGTCGTCGGCCTGACGGGGGTGGGCGGCGGTTCGCTCATGACGCCAATCCTCATCTTCTTTTTTGGGGTCAAACCCTATTTGGCTGTCGGCACAGATTTGTTGTTCGCCGCCTTCACCAAAGCCGGAGGCACCTGGAGCCTGGCACGGCAAAAGCTGGTGCCCTGGCGTGTTGTCGGCCTCTTGAGTGCAGGCAGCCTGCCAGCAGCCCTCATCACATTGATGGCTTTGCGCCACCTGGGTCCTGAAACGGAAAAGGTTCAGGCACTCATGACCCAAACCCTGGGCGTTGCCTTGTTGTTGACGGCGGCGGCCATGCTTTACAAGGCCGCGCGTGGCAAGGTCTTGCCGCGCACGCTTGAAAATGCGGACCTCGACAGTGCGACACGTGCACACCACTGGAGTCTGCCGGTGCTGTTCGGTGCCGTGATCGGCACGCTGGTCACCTTGACCTCGGTGGGCGCTGGCGCCATCGGTGTTTCGGTCTTGCTGCTCCTTTTCCCCTTGTTGCCACTGCCCCGCATCGTCGCCGCCGATATTGCCTACGCCGTGCCCCTCACGCTGGTGGCTGGTCTGGGCCATGCCAGCCTGGGCTCGGTGGACTGGCCATTGCTGAGCAAGCTGTTGCTCGGCTCGTTGCCCGGGATCTGGCTTGGCACCCGCCTGATGCGCCACACGCCTGAGCGCCTCGTGCGCTCCCTCCTCTCCTTGCTGCTGGCCTATGCCGGTACCAAGCTGATCGCTCTCTGA
- a CDS encoding FAD-dependent oxidoreductase, with product MTSESRHTLVIGAGLAGAAVCAMLARKGWHITLIDAADGPAKAASSLPVGMLSPHVTRSPTPLSRLCDLGVTAARAELQRLVQQGAGWQACEVDNLQHDPGRWPAALVRPGALVKAWLAEAAQTTTLTTLWSARIRALQRTRPVEGVSLWRAVGPDGQTLAEAPNAVVAAAFGTFALLSDQEPWLPSEALPLRPVKGQMSLGALEGAPLAKRPQRQNGVFVPRYEDSGLPPEWPERIWSMGSTYERGDNSLHTTEAAHARNADSLGAMNTAAREAMQSAQSTEQLMGWAQVRCASLDRLPLAGALPDMAAMQRAMEEPGFHRSRSTLSDVPRHSGLFTLSALGSRGLTLALPMAQLVADGLAGDKPCLPDDLIRAVDPARFAWRQARRQAIPR from the coding sequence TTGACCTCCGAATCGCGCCACACCCTGGTGATTGGCGCCGGCTTGGCCGGGGCGGCCGTATGCGCCATGCTCGCACGCAAAGGCTGGCACATCACGCTGATCGATGCCGCCGATGGGCCGGCGAAAGCGGCCTCTTCACTGCCGGTCGGCATGCTAAGTCCCCACGTCACCCGCTCGCCCACACCACTTTCCCGTCTGTGCGATCTGGGTGTGACTGCTGCGCGTGCCGAGCTTCAGCGGCTGGTGCAACAAGGTGCGGGTTGGCAAGCTTGCGAGGTTGACAACCTTCAACACGACCCCGGTCGCTGGCCCGCGGCTTTGGTTCGACCGGGTGCACTGGTCAAGGCCTGGCTGGCCGAAGCAGCACAAACAACCACTTTGACCACACTGTGGAGCGCCCGGATAAGGGCACTTCAAAGAACTCGCCCGGTCGAAGGCGTCAGCCTGTGGCGGGCCGTTGGCCCCGATGGACAAACCCTGGCCGAGGCGCCAAACGCAGTGGTTGCGGCCGCCTTTGGCACCTTTGCCCTGCTCAGCGACCAAGAACCGTGGTTGCCGTCCGAAGCCCTGCCGTTGCGACCGGTCAAAGGGCAGATGAGCCTGGGCGCCCTCGAGGGTGCGCCCTTGGCAAAGCGCCCGCAGCGACAAAACGGCGTGTTCGTGCCCCGGTACGAAGACAGCGGTCTGCCACCCGAATGGCCCGAACGTATCTGGAGCATGGGCTCAACTTACGAGCGTGGCGACAACTCCCTGCACACAACCGAAGCCGCGCACGCCCGCAATGCCGACAGCTTGGGCGCCATGAACACCGCCGCGCGCGAAGCCATGCAGAGTGCCCAGTCAACGGAACAATTGATGGGTTGGGCACAGGTCCGCTGTGCCTCATTGGACCGCCTTCCCCTGGCGGGCGCGCTGCCAGATATGGCCGCCATGCAGCGGGCAATGGAGGAGCCCGGCTTTCACCGCAGCCGGTCAACGCTCAGCGACGTACCGCGCCATTCAGGCTTGTTCACGCTCAGCGCGCTCGGATCTCGAGGTCTGACGCTGGCACTGCCCATGGCACAGCTGGTTGCAGATGGCCTGGCGGGCGACAAGCCTTGCTTGCCTGACGACCTGATACGAGCAGTCGACCCGGCGCGTTTCGCATGGAGACAGGCGCGCCGCCAGGCAATCCCACGCTAG